The DNA window ctctctctctctgcttccACCCGGGATATGGTGGCCGGATCAGGGGACAGGGTGACAGGGAGGGGCTGCTTTTTGCTGGGGAAGTTTGGGGATTTTGCAAAAGGATATTCACAGTAAGTTCACAGAaatcttccccccccccccgttTTACCTCTCTCTGTTCATAGAAATCGCCCCCCCCGTTTTGCCTCTCTCTGTTCACAGTaatctccccccccccccggtTTTGTCTTTCTGTTTGGTtagtgtcaaagaaccatctcaacccaatagcttaagatgttaggtgaggtctcaggatatgatttatattattctctaacacaccctctcaagtgaaagccttttgggcttgaaacttgcacaggctcaTATtatcttatgcttaatttttatcaaataaatggggatggtgagattcgaactcaagaccacttggtcattaaggctctgataccatgtcaaagaaccatctcaacccaataggttaagctgttaggtgaggtcccaagatatgattgatgaagaagaaaacagtcATGGAAAGAATGTGTTTTTTTGTGGGTTGCTTGATGAATTTGGTTAGTTTTAACTGTCGAATGTGACGAgataagatgaagaaaaaaactgtgTTATGGAaatgttatgaaaaaaatatgacagGTAGCAGATTTATCAAGAATATCAAAGGATTTATGCCATAATTTTTACAGAtctaaatgaagaagaagataaaaacataaaggaaataatagaggaaaaaaaatacctaaaattaATTGGTCCAGAAAAATGCTCTTGTTCCACAGAAATGAATTGCTCAGcttccaattgttttttaaaagaaagagagactGTGATTTGAGAAAATGAACGGAGccgaaaaaaaggaaagtgttttcctttctttatcaaaaggaaaacactttcctctGATAAAGTTACGTTTTCTGTTTTGACCGGAATTAAGTTTTCGTTGACTAGTTTTCCATATTGTTACCAAACATGGAAAAATgaggaaaatgaattccaggAATTGGTTTTTCTGGAAACAAACGCCACCTTAATTTctatccttcaatttttttattgagtcattgtatgaaattaagtttgaaattgtgttaaaaaaatattttaaaaaaagaacttaaaTATCAAATACAGAGAAAATACATGGTCACTCTAAGATTTTCATTTCAGTACAcaagttcattttatttattttttagttcttaagTTAGAGACATAAGAGAGAAATTCCCCGCATAATGATGAAGAGATAAAATTGTTGGTTAGCTACAATTaggccacaaaaaaaaattgtgtcaatgagtttctcttcttcaaagGAGTTCAGAGAAAgtgttttttccatttaaaaataGTAGGAATAGCAAATTGGgtttggtttggattttttggattcatttgatttttgttttttagtgattttgggTTGTTTGGTAGTTTAAAtagtttaatagtttttttattttttttagtttttttaaatgaaaataagttgaaaatagaattttagATCCAACTCttcctcttgatttttcaagtatCATAATAGTGGTTGGATTCTAGATAATAACAAGCAAAATGTCactttgctattatttttttcaaaaacagcaAGGCAAGtctttaaaaagagaaaaataataaaggtgtGTTGAGCAAGTGTGTCTATCTCAGGCCCATATGTTTGGGCATTTTTAAAAGGCCCATAAAataaggggttttttttttttttttaatttcatccttcaatattggggttttattggatttttttatttgtattgtttttaattttatccttaaccATTTGATTAATTCTTAACTAgctttcatgatttgtttcggtttgctttctataaggttattgtgatctcaaataaatatctcaaTATTTAGTTGGTGCATAATTTTAtaagcatctattttttttatcatataattaattaaaaaaataaaattattaaatttaatagagttcatgactcgggtcatatGTTTGAAAAGTTAAGTCGTAAAGTCTAGgtcgatttaatatattatcgtgttaatattaaaaaaaagatcttatcctgaaaaaaatttaaaatcaaacgaTATTTTTCACTGGTCATCCATGTTGCTTGTGTATTAGTTAAGTTGACTGGGTCACGATAGGTTAACTcttacacaatttaattttaaactcaagttagataaaaaaaatcaggtatGGAGAATTAGGATCAAGCCactaaattgagtttaataataatattaaataattttttaatctaaatattttttttttcaacatgcaAAATTTTTGCTGTGTGATCCTTGCAAacctaaaaaagtaaaaataaaacattgatgAAAATAATGAAACGACGTGTAGTGTATGATAGAGATATGTCTCAACCCAATATAAGTTGTGGGctttatgaatgaaaaatggGCCcacaatgaataaataaattaggaaCCCAGAGGGATGGTGTTAGGGTTCTTCGTCGTAGTCCCTGGACGAAAGAGCTTCACTAACTCATCATTTATTCCTTATCCTCTGAAACTAAAaaggtattttattttatctattcaCTTTTCGCATTTCTCCCTCATGTCGacctgtaatatatatattttcttaatttattttgtttttctagctCTATGTTTGCTTAACTATATTGTTAGAATTAGATtactttttggtttttaagtttgcaataaaaattataatattaaattctttctaGGGATTCTTACACATATAATTGCAATGCATGGAATTAGTTTAGTATTGGTATGCCCAATGATTATCTTTGCTGGTTTTGTTTAGGGGAAGATGAAATGGAAATGGGGATGTCCCGTTTCGTTATATATGTGCTTGATCTTCGTTTCTTTTTCTGACCAATCTCTttataaacaatgcagcttttcttttcatgttgtTTCTCTTGCAATGCATTtgttgtaaagataaaaaaaataaaaaaaaatatgatgctcATGCATGTTAATTTTggctgaaaaaaacaaaaaaggagtgGAGTGATGTTTTTGAAGCTCAAGGAGAGAAGTTTGCTGACTAGTATGGCTAGTTGTGGTGCGTTCTTTGTGAGTCTAGCTGTGGTTTATGTTgtgaccccccccccccccctttctTTAAATGTCTATCATACATTCAGGTAACTTTCTTCGCGCACGGCTTGTAAACACACAAGGACGTAAAGTATATTGGATGCcatgtataaatattaaattcgtTTGCATACTTCTATCACAGCATAAAGTTTCGTAAACAAGTAGAAAGTCGTATTTTGTCCTGCAAGTTTGTAAAGCAATGAAAACCtgatttcatataataataacaagaagcTTTTTGGATTCTTTCCTCTGAACCAAAACTGCAAAAACTGATTTAACTAGCATTAGACTTTGTTAGGATATAAATTCAGAAAACATTGCTTGCATTTCACATTAAGAAACTGCGGTGTTGTATTGATAATCGTTAAGATCACTGATATAGTTGAATGATGAAGCATTGTTCATCTGTGTGATGTGAAAGGTAGTCGAATCATCAATTTGGAATGAAAGTTGATGTGTACTTGAATAACATAATGTCCAAACTTTATACTTTGACAATGAGAAGAGTCACTTTTATGCATGAAAACCTTCTGGCATTTGTATTCAAATACTATAAATGGTCACTTCAATTATGTGCGTACTTGTTTTCCTGTAATTCCCCTGACACATGACCAATATATAGTTGGTCTGGGGATAGTCAATAACAATGTTTGTGCCTTTCTACTATTTGATGTGCcttgacattttgttttttaattttagtcaaaATCTCTTCTGGGATATCTTCTGATCATGTTCTTTTTagaggatttgtttttgttgatccATTTCATAGTGTGCTAGGCTTAATCATATATTGGCTGGTAAGTTCATCTCTAACATGTTGTGCCTTTTGCTCCTTAAGTGACGTCTTTTAAGTTTGAAAGGTTCTTCTATAGGCTTGTTCAaatgttgctgttgttgttttCTGGATAAAATGGTATCTTCATGAAATGATACATAAAATATGTTTCAAAGAATTTCTCATGGGAATGATACAACATTGTTCGATAAAGGAAACCTAACTGTCGCAATTCTACATTTTGAATGTTTGCTTGTGTAATTATGTATAATAAGCCTGTCAAAACCCAGATGGTTCACTGGTCTACTACATCATAGGCTGGTTTGGTTGTTGAATTGTGccaaaaatcattataaaaggcaacttaaaataaagatatcaaTTGGTCCAGAGGATAAAGAAAATTGAGGGAGGTTTGCATGAAATTGGCAATCATGAGCCCCAAGATTGGTAGGAATCTGAGCTATAAACTCCAAATCATTAAGTGtattttcatctcttttttttctttttctttcacttgAAATTTGGCACATgacatttttgtttcttatattcCTTTTGATGTTTTCCTGCCTTTAGAAATCCACAAAGCACCTCCTCTTCGATCAGCGATGGCTAATTCTGAGCAAGTTGTGGAAAATGATGCTGGATCCTCTCTGATAGAACAGCTTGGGAGGGCATTACATGAGCTAGAAGCTTGCAAGGATTCTTCTGAGGAAAAGGTTCAGTGGATGGAAATTGAAGAACATTTCCGCAACCTTGAGACggtgttaaagaaaaaatctgaAGAGTTAGAAGCTAGGGAGAAAGAATATGAAGAGAAAGAAGCTGAAACTCGTGCATTGCTTGCTGAGAGAGAGGTGGCTGTTGTCACTAAGGAACTAGAACTCCTAGATCGAATACAGGAGCTAAAAGATACTGCTGTTTCTGTCATCGCAGAGGCACGAGCTAATCACCAGCCCAGCTCTTTGGAGTGCATTGATGGTGGAGATAACATAGACAGAAAGGTAAGCAGCTCTCTTGCTGAAATAAATTATCCAGGGGAGTATTCTCAAAAAATGGGTGAAACTGCTGATGGTGTGGCTGCTGATGTTAAGCCACGTCCAGAGCTCACACAATTTTGCGAGCAGATGGATGCAAAAGGGCTTCTGAGTTTTTCCATGGagaatcaaaaaaatttatatgccATCCGTGATGAACTTTCTGTTGCACTAGAAATTGCAACTGAACCAGCCCGTTTGGTGCTGGATTCACTAGAGGGGTTTTATCCTCCTGTTGAAACCGGCCAACAAATGGATAAGAAGGATGCTGCCCTTCAGGGCATGCGCAAATCCTGTGTTATATTTATGGAAGCCATGGCCGCCTTATTGGCAAGAATTGACCCAGGTGCTGATCACCTTCTAAACCCTGAAATAAAGCAGCAAGCCAAGGCATTTGCTGATGAATGGAAGCCTAAGTTGGCTAGTGCGGGCACTGATGCTACCAATGGAGATCCATTGGAAGCAGAAGCATTCTTGCAGCTCCTTTCAACTTTTAGAATTGCTTCGGAGTTTGATGAAGAAGAACTCTGCAAGCTTGTTCTTGTAATTGCCCAGCGCAGGCAAGCACCTGAGCTCTGCCATTCTCTTGGTTTAACACACAAAATACCAGGTTGGTGTTCTTTTAATTAACTGACCTGAGGAGCCTGGAGACTGGACCGTTGTTTCCTTAGGATGTTTCATACTCTTCATTCCTTTAGGACATGGTAGTCTTATAATTATTGACCAAACATGGACTCTTGCAATCAGTTTAACTCTGATATTCTAATTGGGCTGTTAAATTGTTTTGTCTGGAATTTACCGAGCCTGCATTATCTTTGCAGGTGTTGTTGAGTCATTGGTCAACGATGGGAAACAAATTGATGCTGTTCGATTTATCCATGCCTTCCAGCTTACTGAAATTTTCCCTCCTGTTCCCCTCCTGAAGACATACTTGAAGGATTTGAGAAGAAACTCACAGAACACACAAAGAAAGGGTGGAAACTCAGGAGGTGGTGCAGGTGTACAGGTACATttctatttgaagaaaaaatatgggAAATAGTGAATGTTGCTACTTGCTAGTATATTTCAACAAAATGATACTTTCTTACGACGTGCTCTCTCTACACAGGTTGATGGAAATGCACTAGAGCTTGCAGCACTGAAGGTTGTCATCAGGTGTGTTGAAGAGTACAAGCTTGAAGCTGACTACCCACTTGATCCACTTCAGAAAAGGCTTGCTCAATTGGAGAAATCGAAATCTGATAAGAAGAGGGCAGGTGATTTTGGTAAACATTACCAATCGAAGAAACCAAAAGTTAATCGAGGTTATCGTGGATTACGAGGTGCTGCCACTGGTCCTGCAAGTGGTTGGCGAGCTCCACCTCCTTGGACAGCGTACCCTGGAATGCTGCCTGAGAGGTATCCTCATACTGTTCCAAATCCCTATGAATATCAGATTCCTAGCCAATCTGCATATGGTCAGCAAGCTAATGATCAAAAGATGTACTACAATCCTCAAGATGACAGGGTTACCGCTGCCTCCTCATACAGTGCAGCTCCTCCTAATTATGGCAGTTATATGGGTGCTGGAACGCGATCCTCACACCAACCATATATGCAGTAGTCTCATTTACATGGtagttcatttttctttttcttttttctgcgaTGCAGAATTAAATATTGTAATGTTCTGTAAGCACGTATTATCCTTGTTCGGTTAGTAAATGCAAAGATTTAATAACATTGTAGTTGCTAGATGAAATCATCATCTCTCTGAACCATTTAAAAATTGCATCAGTTTTTATTCATTTGGCATCTCTACGTGGTGCTAGATTCATCTCAACAAGTTATTTTATTCCATGTACTTTTTTCTCGAAATCATCACCTCTCTGAATTTGAACCTTGAGCGGCAGTAACTTCTTCCTTAAAATTTAAGCTAACTATGCAAGGATTCTCAATCAAATCCTGAATCATCTTTTTGTGCCAATCAAGTTCTTAAATAATCAAAAAGTTGTTAATTGAGTCCTTTCCATGACAACGGATTTGGGTGGTTGGTATCATTCCATTCAAGATTATCTGAAAAGCAATTCAAAGAATCTCCAATGTAAGCTACGAATGTAattctcttttaaaattaaaatgacggCCATTTGAGATGCCAAggcattcattttttatatatataaataacccaatcatttatattaaattctcttaatacaaaaaaaaaaaaactaagagccCTCAGTGACTTATAAGTGAAATTATTGTGGATTGGAGCAGTCTTTCTTAGGGGATACTCTGCTTCTCGGTGATTTCTTCATGCAAGATGAGCGTTGTTCCACTCTTACATCTCGACTGTAAGGCttgctgatgttttttttagaggCTTTGACTACTTCAAGTTTGTCTTTGGGTGTGCAGATGGCTATGTTCAGGGTGATTATCATTTGAAGGTCGTGGAGCTAGTGGGTTTGATTGGATTTTGGCTCGGATAGGGTGGTTTGGTTGTTGTTGGTCTATGGGTGTGTTATGGGCCTTCTCCTTCCTTAGTTAGTGGGGTGTGCCCGGATTTTACATTTAATGCACATCCCATTGCAATGTACCTGGTTGTTTGATCTTAATTGGGAGAGTAGGGGCTGGTACTCTTGGATTTGATGTTTGACTGCTTGAGAGCGACATTCTTGAGTATTAACCAAATGACCAGAAATTTAAAGAGATTGGTCACAGAGTTGAAAGTATTGTcgaatgtttctttttttttttcttccttagaTATTTTAACATTCTCTCTTATTTGATAAGctaataattgaagaaattcattaTGTAACCTTTCTTATGAGATGTTTGCACAGTTGAATTCCTGAAAACACTCATTTTATGTTGTCATTTGCCGGTATGGCTCACTTCTGATTTTAAGTGTCGCTCGGTTAAAgatgttgatttaattatttgtgaTGAGATACATGACAATGACAAAGATCCAATATGATATGATGTTGTTTCACGGTTTATGATCTATGGCCCATGTGGTTTACAAACCCAGACAGTAAATGCATGAAGAAAGGAAAGTGTTCAAAGTGTTTcccaaagaaaatcaaaagtcaAACAATCTTTGATGATAATGGTTTGTTTATTATAGAAGAAAAGAACAACGTGGAAAATCTATTATTAAAGATGGGAACAACAGTCATGTTGTTCCATACAACATAGAGTTATTATTACGATACAATGCTCATATAAACATTAAGATCTGTTGTCAATCAATGTTCATTAAATATCTTTTGAAGTATGTCAGCAAAAGATCTGATAGATGTAGGATGTCTATTGAAAAAGATAACAATGATGAGATTAAAACATATCTTAATTGTAGATTCATATATCCATACAAAGCTATTTGGAGTTGTCTCCAATTCCTATTCATTCAAAATCTCCTTCTGTCGAGCGACTTCAAGTTCATTTACCGCAACATTAGAACATTGTTTTTTCAAGGAGTCAACCACTACCCTCAGTTTTAAGAAGGCCAGGTGTTGATAAAACAATGCTTACACAATAGTTTGCATGAAATCGAATTGATGTCGACGGGCTTAATATTTATTACTCTAAATTTCCAAATAAGTATGTTTGAcatgttggtaaaaaaaaaaatgggtacCTAGATTAAAAGGGTTTTTGCCTTGTCCATGTCACATATGTCTACCTCGATGTTAGAGAGTTATATTTTGTTAGGTTACTTTTAAACCATGTCAAAGGAGCTTTAAGCTTTGAAGACTGGAGAAAGGTTTTTGGAGTTGTTTATCTAACATTTCAGCTTGCTTACAAGACCTTGAGCGTTTTGGGTGATGATAAGAATGGGCTGAGGCTTTTTATGAAGCTATTACAAGTGCCACATCTCCATAACTTTGACAACTTTTTGttagcatcatttttttttttgtgaagttgtCGATCCAATAGCTTTATTCCTTGAATGTTTGCATTTAATGCATGATGATAATATACCATCTTAGATTAACCTTCAGCATGCCAAATCTATGATTATCATAAGCTGAGTTGCGAAACTATGTTTTGTATGAGCTCGAGTTGCTTTTTAATGTTGTTGCCACCTATCTTGAGAAACATGATCTTCTAATTTCATATGGGAGTTTGTTGTctgaagtaaaaaaacaaacttaactAAATTATAATATCGCTGATTTGACATGTCAGCATTCATCTACTCTTTCGATACTTAACCGGTGCTAGAAAAATATCTATGAATATGTTGTTAAATATGTTCTCGATAAATCTCATACATTGATATTTGTCCATAGCCATAAAGGCATTGGGAAATTTTTTGTGTGGCatacaataattaataaaataaggtTTGAAGGTTTGACAGTGCTTGTTGTTGTCTCATCTGGGATTGCTTCACTTTTGCTACCGAGTGGGAGAACTGCTCATTCAAGGTTTAATATCCATCTTCTAGTTACTGATGGCTCATCATATGgataaagaaaaacacataTCTCTCATACTTGTTTGAAATGATAGCTCTTGTCGTTTGGGATGAGACTTCGATGAATAATAAATGTTGCTTCGAGACATTGGACCATTCGTTACGAGTTGTTTTAGAAAATGATCGAGACTCTAAGCAAGAAAAACCATTTACAGGGAAATAAATCTTATTAAGAGGGATTTCATGCAAATTTCACCTGTTGTTCCTACAGGAACAAGGGAAGAGATTGTCCATGCTTCTCTTAGTAGCTTGGCCTTATGGCCTAAGTTCAAAACCCTCACTCTTAAAAAGAACATGTGCCTTTCATTCGATGGCCttgatgacaataaaaaaaaaacttcgtgAATTTGCTAAGTGGATTCTTTCAATTAGGAATGGAGAAATATCTGACCTCACATTCCTAAATGATTGTGATGCATCTCTGGTTAAAATCTCATCGGATCTATTGTTAAATGTTGGGTTGGATCTAATTACAATCATTGTCTCAACAATTTATCCTTCATTGGTGAAACCAATATTGatacaaactattttttaaaaaaagatgatcaTCACTCTGAAAAATGTTACAGTTACTTAGATAAACAATTTTTTCCTTCATAGTTCATTAGGGGTCAAATGTTTTTACCTAAGCACTGATATTGTCTACAAGTCCTTTGGCAATATCaataatgttaatttattatacCCTATTGAGTTTATCAGTTGACTTGAGTTTAATGATGTGCCTTCATAtccttttctttgaaaataggGACACCAATCATGTTATTACATAACATAAATCTATCAGCTAGTCTATGTAATGGAATAAAACTCAATGTTACACAACTTGGTGAGAGAGTGTACAAATTATAATAGCACTAATATTGGAAGTCATGTTTTCATCCCAAGAATTGTCTTTCATATAAATGAAGGACGGTGCCTATTCACAACTAGACAAAGACAATTTCCTATTAGACCATGCTATGGTATGATAATAAACAAAATCCAGGGGCAATCAATGAAAGTCATCGGCATTTTTCTCAAAGAACAAGTTTTCAATCATGGTCAATTAGATGTCGCTTTCTCACAAGTTACGTTAAATAATAGGCTCAAAATAATCACATATGACAACAAGGAAAAACCTTTTAATTATACGAAGAATATTGTCTATAAAGATGTCATATGATCTATATCTAGAGAATGattgttttaaattgtaaaGGTCAAATGTAGTCATTGAACAATGCCTTCTAAGGAATTGCTTTCTCTTTTCAATGACCCTTCTAAAGTTTCAAGAgccttttttcctttatttgttAACTTTTACCtattctcttttagttttctttccACCTTccctattttcttatttgttcaaTTACATTATGTGTTACTAAATCAGATTCTTCTTATATGTGTTGTGCCTCtcatttatatgaaaaaacGCATAGCATCTAACCAACTATATTATATCTTCGTAGAGCCATGGCTATTCCAATTCAAAACATCAAGAAGTTCCTCTTTTATCCATTGATGTGTGCTCGAGTCTGTTGTCTGTGGGTAGCAAAATTTGATGGCCAGCATAATagctttaattgtattttattgataatCAGGTTAGGTTTTCCTTGTTATCACCAATctattaacaatttattaatttttttaaaaaaaaactaaattctatACGATACTATTTCTTATAGCATTCATGTCTTCATCATTACATATTAGTTTAgtcattattttattcttttgatgatttttatacTTCTTTGCTTATACCTTTTTTTctgcttataaaaaaaacatggcaacTTACCGTACAAATTATCATTTCATTAATacactatttttaattttattttacagttgcacattttttccttttaaatgacatttctttttgttttttaatatagggCAAAGCAATTCAAGGATCGACAAAAGCAAGGGATATTccatttttcaattccattgcTGAGGATGAACACTATGAAATAAAAGGCTTCTACACCTACGAGAATAGATCAAGAAACCTGGTGCTTCCAAACAATGTTGTCGTTGACTTGAAATCTGACATAATAATTTCTATCATTTCTCCTATTGTACCATTAGTGTTGAGGTTTAGTACGGTTGACTCGTGCATATTCTATCTAAAATAAAGGGATCAAGGATTTTCACAGTTTCTTACAAACACATTTAGTTATTTTCCTCTTATAGTTGACTCAatgtttcatataaaaaaaacatcctaaCACTTGcgccttttattatttttaagatgtgCTTAGGAGGCTCAAAGCAGTACAACCACTACAGCAAATCTTGGTTCGTggttaaaatcttgaaaataaaaaaaggtcgCCCTATAAAATACACGGTTAGTTTTTACAACCCATCAACGTTGTGGAATACGTATTTCATTGCATAATAAATCTTTTCCAATATATTCCAAGGGTGATGACATATGTATTACTCTTTGGGGCAACTATGTTAGGAGCTTTGATGTTATTGCTCTATAGGAACTCTCGTCTTCTGCCATTGTTGTTTTTGCAAGGTTTTGTATCTCTAAACTTCTAGGTCAACCCTTTCACCTCCAAGTCGTCAACTCACATTAtcaatttttctatttgattaatgacctttcttcttcttctttttcctttttttta is part of the Populus trichocarpa isolate Nisqually-1 chromosome 7, P.trichocarpa_v4.1, whole genome shotgun sequence genome and encodes:
- the LOC18101155 gene encoding FRIGIDA-like protein 3 isoform X1; translated protein: MKLAIMSPKIEIHKAPPLRSAMANSEQVVENDAGSSLIEQLGRALHELEACKDSSEEKVQWMEIEEHFRNLETVLKKKSEELEAREKEYEEKEAETRALLAEREVAVVTKELELLDRIQELKDTAVSVIAEARANHQPSSLECIDGGDNIDRKVSSSLAEINYPGEYSQKMGETADGVAADVKPRPELTQFCEQMDAKGLLSFSMENQKNLYAIRDELSVALEIATEPARLVLDSLEGFYPPVETGQQMDKKDAALQGMRKSCVIFMEAMAALLARIDPGADHLLNPEIKQQAKAFADEWKPKLASAGTDATNGDPLEAEAFLQLLSTFRIASEFDEEELCKLVLVIAQRRQAPELCHSLGLTHKIPGVVESLVNDGKQIDAVRFIHAFQLTEIFPPVPLLKTYLKDLRRNSQNTQRKGGNSGGGAGVQVDGNALELAALKVVIRCVEEYKLEADYPLDPLQKRLAQLEKSKSDKKRAGDFGKHYQSKKPKVNRGYRGLRGAATGPASGWRAPPPWTAYPGMLPERYPHTVPNPYEYQIPSQSAYGQQANDQKMYYNPQDDRVTAASSYSAAPPNYGSYMGAGTRSSHQPYMQ
- the LOC18101155 gene encoding FRIGIDA-like protein 3 isoform X2 codes for the protein MANSEQVVENDAGSSLIEQLGRALHELEACKDSSEEKVQWMEIEEHFRNLETVLKKKSEELEAREKEYEEKEAETRALLAEREVAVVTKELELLDRIQELKDTAVSVIAEARANHQPSSLECIDGGDNIDRKVSSSLAEINYPGEYSQKMGETADGVAADVKPRPELTQFCEQMDAKGLLSFSMENQKNLYAIRDELSVALEIATEPARLVLDSLEGFYPPVETGQQMDKKDAALQGMRKSCVIFMEAMAALLARIDPGADHLLNPEIKQQAKAFADEWKPKLASAGTDATNGDPLEAEAFLQLLSTFRIASEFDEEELCKLVLVIAQRRQAPELCHSLGLTHKIPGVVESLVNDGKQIDAVRFIHAFQLTEIFPPVPLLKTYLKDLRRNSQNTQRKGGNSGGGAGVQVDGNALELAALKVVIRCVEEYKLEADYPLDPLQKRLAQLEKSKSDKKRAGDFGKHYQSKKPKVNRGYRGLRGAATGPASGWRAPPPWTAYPGMLPERYPHTVPNPYEYQIPSQSAYGQQANDQKMYYNPQDDRVTAASSYSAAPPNYGSYMGAGTRSSHQPYMQ